The segment AAAACATCAGATACTTTCTCTCCTTCTATTTGACCACTTTTTTGGTTTGAATTTTTCCAATAATATTTTTCTGTATGAACAGTTCCATGTATTCTATTTTGATCAAATCCTACATGTTCCATTATGTCAATTTCTCCACTTTTTGGCCAATCTCCATATACTGAATCGGTAGGCATTAACCAAATTGCTGGCCAAGTTCCAAGACCTTGAGGTAATTTAGCTTTTACTTCTATTCTTCCGTATAAAAAATCTTTTTTTCCTCTTGTTACAAGTCTTGCTGATGTATATTCGTTATTTTCATAAGCTTCGTTCCAAGCTGTTATCGTTAATTTCCCATCCTCTACATAAGCGTTATCTGGATTTTTTTCCGTATAATACTGAAGCTCTGCATTTCCCCAGCCATTTCCGCCAACATCATATCCCCAATCACTGTCTTTTGGAAGCCCTTCATAATCAAACTCTTCATTCCAAATTAAATCTCCAAAATATTTTTCTATTCTAATTTCATTCAAATTTTGTTTATTACCAATTTTCTTTATAATTATTTTTCCTGTATTTGTTGATTCTCCTGTATTTTTTAATAAACATTCTTTATTATCTCTGTTTAGTTCAAATGTTTTCCCATTTTCAATAGAAATAAGGTATTTTTCGTCAGCTGAAATATTTCCACTTATTTTAACTAAATAATCTGAATCCTCCTCTAAAACCATAGTTTTTACAAACTCTTTTTCTGATTTTAATTTTTTTATAAAGTCTATATCCTTGGCTGTTAAAATATTTTCTCCTTTTCCTGTTACTGTATATTTATGTTGAACTTGAAATTTAGCTAAATTTATCATTCTATTTAAATCAATTGTTCCTATTTTTTCTAAACTTACTTCGCTCATTTTTATCTTTTCATTCGTTTTTGTAAACCAAAATTCAAATCTTGCTTTTTCATCCTCTTCTGCAAGCATTTCAAAATCAAATACATATTCTTTTTGATTTGGAGAAACTACAATCTCTTTTTCCCAATATCCATAATAACTTCTTTCCCCATCAGATCCTATTTTGACTGTAAGCTGTGTTTTTTTATCTGTATCAGCTTTAAATTTTAATTTGTATATTCCTCCAGCTTCTAATTTTAATGGAGCTTGTATAACTTGTAATCCGTACGCTGGGGCTTTTGTATTTTTAGAAATAGCTATCAAATCCCCATTTACTATTTCTACACTCCCTTCTCCACTAGAATTTTCATATTTAATCCATGAATTTTCTGTATTTACAACCCCCATATTATTTGGAACAACTGATGATAATGGTTTTTCAAAAGATGAATTTTTTAATAAGTTTGCTCCAAAAACCATTTGTGAAAAAAGCATGGATACAACAAGTGTTACCTTTCCTATTTTCATAACCCCTTCTCCTCCGTTTTAATATTTTTTTATTTTACGAAACCGATTTCCTAAATTAATTTTATCAAATAATGTATTTTTGTCAACCATTTTATTTTTTTATAATCACAAACCCTCGTTTTTATTATGTTTTTTTTTAAAAAATAATAAAAACAAAAAATATATTGACTTTTTTGTTTTTTATTCATATTATTTATTCGATAAAAGACGATTATATTTAGAACATAAAAATCTTTTTAAAAACAAAATCGCTAGGAGGATTTATCCATGAAAAAAATATTACTATGTTGTTCTGCTGGAATGTCTACAAGCTTATTAGTTACAAAAATGAAAAAAGCTGCTGAAGAAAACAAATTAAGTATCGAAATCAATGCCGTTGCACTAGAACTTTTTGATGAAAATTTACCAAATTACGATGTGTTTTTATTAGGACCTCAAGTTAAATTCAAAAAAAATGATTTCCAAAAAAAAGCGGATGCATATGATAAGAAAGTCGAAGTAATTAATATGATAGACTACGGAACTATGAATGGAAAAAAAGTTCTAGAATTTGCTTTAAGTTTAATTAAATAGTTTAGGAGGATTTTTTATGAATAATACAGAATTTATTTCTGAAGAAACTTTAGAAAAAATTATGACTGGAGTAGCGGTTGCAGGAACTGCTAAATCTTTAGGTAAAGAAGCTCTTGCTAAAGCTAACGAAGGAGATTTTAAAGAAGCGCGAAACCTTTTCTCTTTAGCAAAAAAACAATTTATTGAGGTTCACGGATATCATTTTGACTTCATTCAAAAAGAGGCTTCTGGTGAAAGAGTAGACATTTGTCTTTTACTTGTCCATATGGAAGACCATATTATGACAACATCTTTATTTCTGGATTCTTTAGAAGATCAAATAAATCTTATTGAAAGAGTTTGTAAGTTAGAAAATTTAATTAATAGTAAATAAGCTATTTTTATTCCACATACAACAATAAAAAGGCTATCATTTTTTAATTTGATAGCCTTTTTTACTATTTTTTTGTAGATTTTAAAGTTTCTTCTAAAGTTTTGAACGAAAACTCCAAATCTTTTGGTGACCCACCTGTATTTAGCATAATGTTATTTTTATAATTTGCCGATAAAATAAAAGCATAATTTTTTATTGAAGGATTTGCAAATACTAAGATTCCATTTCCAAAATCACACTCTGCTGGAACTAAATCAAATCCTTTTTCTTCCAAAAGATTTATTGAATTAGCTATTGCAGTATTCAGTTCACCATAACTTTTATACTCTACAACCTCTGTATGAGCATTTGCTTTCTTAAAGTTAAACCCAACTTTTTCTGTTGCATATTCCAATTTATATCCATTTTTCTCCATCTTTTGTTTTAATGTTGGAAAATTATAGTTATCTCCACTTGCAAATGCACTTAAAGATAGTGTTAGAGAGAATAAAAATAAAAATATTTTCTTCATAAACGTCCTCCTAGAATCTTAATAGTTGTATCTTCTTCTATAATAGTTCTTTTGTCTTTCATGACCTATAGCCGATCCTGCTAAAGCACCTATCCCCGCTCCTATCAATGTACTTGTTGTGTCTCTACCTATAAGCTGTCCAGCAATAGCTCCAACAGCTGCTCCACCTACTGCATTTCTTCGAACATAAGGTGTATTATAAGAAGCAGAACATCCAACTAAAATAGAGATTAAAACTGAAAGAAAAACCAATCTTTTTAGCATAAAAACCTCCTCTAATAAAAAATAATAAAGCTTAAAATCTTTTACGGAATTGAAGGAAGAGTTCCTTCTAAAAAACTAACTCTAATTTGCTTAAGAAAAAAATTCTTGACTTTTTAATCTTTTAATACTATGATTAATGAATAAAAAAACTTAGGAGGAAAATATGTCACAACTGTTCGTTAATTTAAACACATTACATTATCATAGATATTAGAGTTTGTTACTATGAATTTTCGTAGATACAGACTCTTGTTGTTTTGACTTGAGTCTGTATCTATGGTGTGTGTATAACGAAGAAAGTAAACATATTTTCTTGAAGCCATCTAGATACGTCTAGGTGGCTTTTTTGTTTTTATAAATTTATACGGAGGTTAATATCATGAAAAAACTATTTAAACTTTTATTTTTAACACTTACTATCTTTACTACGACTTTTTCTAAAGAAAACTCTTTAGAAAATATTTTGAAAAAAGGAGAGATTATCATTGGACTTGATGATACCTTCGCACCTATGGGATTTAAAGATGAGAATGGAAACATCATTGGTTTTGATATCGATTTAGCTAACGAAGTAGCTAAAAGAATGGGAGTTAAAGCTACGTTTAAACCAAGTGAATGGGATGGAATTGTCTTTGATTTGAAAAGTAAAAAAATCGATTTAGTTTGGAATGGGATGACAATAACACCTGCTAGAGAAAAGCAGATTCTTTTCTCTGAGCCATACTTTGATGATGATCAAATCGTTATCGTAAAAAATGACTCTATCAAAACTTTAGATGATTTAAAATCTAAAAATATTGGAGTTCAAATGGGTAGTACATCATATTTCGCTTTTGAAGCTTCAAAATATTCAAAGGATGTTAACGAAATCAAAAAATACTCTACAAATGTTGAGTCTCTTTTAGATTTAGAAGCGGGGAGATCAGATGCCGTAATTATGGATGCTGTTGTTGGAAGATACTATATTGCTAAAAAAGATGGATTTAGTGTTTTAAGTGAACCAATAGCCAAAGAAAAAATGGGAGTTGGACTTAGAAAAGAGGATGTCTCTTTGAAAAATGAAATTGACAAAACTTTAAATGATATGAGAGCTGACGGAACATTTAAAGCAATATATACAAAATGGTTTGGAGATAAATAATGGAAAATAACTTAATCTATATACTAAAAGGTTTAAACCTTACATTAAAACTTTACTTTTTTACACTGATTTTTGCGCTACCTTTTGGTATTTTACTATCACTTGGAAGAGTTTCTAAATCTAAAATCTTAAATAATAGTATTCAAATATATACTTGGATTTTTAGAGGAACACCTCTTTTACTTCAACTTTTCTTTGTCTACTACGGTCTACCAGTAGTTGGAGTAACTCTGGAGCCATTTACAGCTGCATTGTTAACTTTTATAATTAACTACTCAGCTTATACATGTGAAATTTTTAGAGGAAGTATTCTCGGAATAGATAAGGGACAGTATGAAGCTACTAAAGTTTTAGGTTATAACTATTGGCAAACAATGTTCAAAGTAATTCTTCCTCAAAGTTTAGTTACAGCTATTCCCGCGCTTTCAAACGAAGCTATCTCTCTTGTTAAAGATACATCTTTGATATCAGCTATCGGTATGGCAGAGATTTTGAGAAACTCGAAAGAGATTGTAACTAGAGAATTCAGTATAACGCCTTTTATCCTTTGTGCTGGAATTTATCTAATTCTTTCGACAGTTATTATATTTATATTAAAAAATATTGAAAAAAAGGTGAATGTATAATGGGTATTAAAGTAAAAAATTTAAATAAAAATTTTGGAAATAGCGTTGTTTTTAAAAATTTAAATCTAGAGATTGAAAAAGGTGAAATCATCTCTATTATTGGTCCTTCTGGAAGAGGAAAATCAACTTTTTTAAGATGCGTAATCGGACTCGAAGAGTTTGATTCAGGTGAGATTATCTGCAATAGAAAAAAAATGGGAATGGTTTTTCAAAACTTCAATCTTTTTCAAAATAAAACTGTTCTACAAAATATAGTAGAACCTTTAGTCTTAGTTGATAAACTAGATAAAACCATCGCTAAAGAGCGTGCTATCTCTCTTTTACAGAAGGTTGGGTTAGAAGATAAAAAAGATTCGTATCCTAAGTATCTTTCTGGAGGACAGCAACAAAGAGTCGCTATTGCTAGAGCACTTGCTAAAGAGCCCGATGTTTTACTTTTTGATGAGCCTACATCAGCTCTTGATCCTTTTATGACAAGTGAAGTTCTTAAAGTTATAGAAGATTTAAAAAATAGTAGCGATATTACAATGGTTATTGTCAGTCACGAAATGGATTTTGTTAAAAAAGTTTCAACAAGAATAATTGAATTTTAATATTTGAAAAAGTTTTTTCATGAAAGTTGAAAATAAAATTTTACTTTTTATATTTGTTGTGATAAAATTAACAAGAATAATATAAATAGGAGATTAAATTTTATGAAAAAACTTAGTAGTAGTACAACAATAATCATTTCTATGGTATTAGGTATAGTATCAGGAATTTTCTTACAGGAAAAAGCAATCATCTTTGCACCTTTAGGAGATCTTTTTTTAAAACTAATTACAATGTTAATAGTTCCATTAGTATTTTTCAATATCATCCTTGGAGCTATATCTCTAGGAAAAACAAAATCAGCAGGAAAAGTCGGTTTCTTAACTTTAAGTTACTATCTTGTCACATCATGTATTGCGGTTGTTATTGGAATAGGAGCTGGTTATATATTTAATCCAGGAGTTGGAATAGTCGTTCCAACATCACTGCTAGCAAAAGATGGTACTTTTGCAGCTTCA is part of the Cetobacterium sp. ZOR0034 genome and harbors:
- a CDS encoding family 16 glycosylhydrolase — protein: MKIGKVTLVVSMLFSQMVFGANLLKNSSFEKPLSSVVPNNMGVVNTENSWIKYENSSGEGSVEIVNGDLIAISKNTKAPAYGLQVIQAPLKLEAGGIYKLKFKADTDKKTQLTVKIGSDGERSYYGYWEKEIVVSPNQKEYVFDFEMLAEEDEKARFEFWFTKTNEKIKMSEVSLEKIGTIDLNRMINLAKFQVQHKYTVTGKGENILTAKDIDFIKKLKSEKEFVKTMVLEEDSDYLVKISGNISADEKYLISIENGKTFELNRDNKECLLKNTGESTNTGKIIIKKIGNKQNLNEIRIEKYFGDLIWNEEFDYEGLPKDSDWGYDVGGNGWGNAELQYYTEKNPDNAYVEDGKLTITAWNEAYENNEYTSARLVTRGKKDFLYGRIEVKAKLPQGLGTWPAIWLMPTDSVYGDWPKSGEIDIMEHVGFDQNRIHGTVHTEKYYWKNSNQKSGQIEGEKVSDVFHTYSLEWTPKVIKVYFDNILYFTYQNENAGKDAWPFDQKFYLILNIAVGGAWGGQQGVDSEVFPQQFEIDSIKVYDLGFKGGKK
- a CDS encoding PTS sugar transporter subunit IIB yields the protein MKKILLCCSAGMSTSLLVTKMKKAAEENKLSIEINAVALELFDENLPNYDVFLLGPQVKFKKNDFQKKADAYDKKVEVINMIDYGTMNGKKVLEFALSLIK
- a CDS encoding PTS lactose/cellobiose transporter subunit IIA, producing MNNTEFISEETLEKIMTGVAVAGTAKSLGKEALAKANEGDFKEARNLFSLAKKQFIEVHGYHFDFIQKEASGERVDICLLLVHMEDHIMTTSLFLDSLEDQINLIERVCKLENLINSK
- a CDS encoding glycine zipper 2TM domain-containing protein, whose protein sequence is MLKRLVFLSVLISILVGCSASYNTPYVRRNAVGGAAVGAIAGQLIGRDTTSTLIGAGIGALAGSAIGHERQKNYYRRRYNY
- a CDS encoding amino acid ABC transporter substrate-binding protein, which produces MKKLFKLLFLTLTIFTTTFSKENSLENILKKGEIIIGLDDTFAPMGFKDENGNIIGFDIDLANEVAKRMGVKATFKPSEWDGIVFDLKSKKIDLVWNGMTITPAREKQILFSEPYFDDDQIVIVKNDSIKTLDDLKSKNIGVQMGSTSYFAFEASKYSKDVNEIKKYSTNVESLLDLEAGRSDAVIMDAVVGRYYIAKKDGFSVLSEPIAKEKMGVGLRKEDVSLKNEIDKTLNDMRADGTFKAIYTKWFGDK
- a CDS encoding amino acid ABC transporter permease, translated to MENNLIYILKGLNLTLKLYFFTLIFALPFGILLSLGRVSKSKILNNSIQIYTWIFRGTPLLLQLFFVYYGLPVVGVTLEPFTAALLTFIINYSAYTCEIFRGSILGIDKGQYEATKVLGYNYWQTMFKVILPQSLVTAIPALSNEAISLVKDTSLISAIGMAEILRNSKEIVTREFSITPFILCAGIYLILSTVIIFILKNIEKKVNV
- a CDS encoding amino acid ABC transporter ATP-binding protein gives rise to the protein MGIKVKNLNKNFGNSVVFKNLNLEIEKGEIISIIGPSGRGKSTFLRCVIGLEEFDSGEIICNRKKMGMVFQNFNLFQNKTVLQNIVEPLVLVDKLDKTIAKERAISLLQKVGLEDKKDSYPKYLSGGQQQRVAIARALAKEPDVLLFDEPTSALDPFMTSEVLKVIEDLKNSSDITMVIVSHEMDFVKKVSTRIIEF